One Campylobacter lari DNA segment encodes these proteins:
- a CDS encoding protein kinase family protein, translating to MDLVRNAIEIAYKAIDYKKTLAYSELYDSICDKKLQIIFSTLHSEIIKDFKAMNERLPVTQTSIRHYWAENSRRLKESIEIAKQLEKELKNSELSFEIDRYYNQIFNKCLEFLQSSYGSELPEGMEKIGIYEVIPIFKKSDFIKNSKTNIEYQLKNIGCGSYAKVFKYYDEFYQCDFALKRLNENANTKEIERFLKEFETMKNINNPYILKVYSLNKNRNEYIMEYADFTLEKYINQNNSKLLIDEKISLGCQIIRGIEILWNKKILHRDISFKNILLKIYDDIYPVVKISDFGLIKEIDSQLTSENTEVKGSLNEISRLQKKGFKNYDTSDEIYALSRVLYFVATGKTNMEKATCNFLQKATDENIENRYKNLNDLRKDFVSFLKNRT from the coding sequence ATGGATTTAGTAAGAAATGCTATTGAGATTGCTTATAAAGCAATTGATTATAAAAAAACTTTAGCATATAGTGAATTATATGATAGTATTTGTGATAAAAAATTGCAGATTATTTTTTCAACTTTACATAGTGAAATTATTAAAGATTTTAAAGCAATGAATGAGCGACTTCCGGTCACTCAAACAAGTATTAGACATTATTGGGCAGAAAATAGTAGAAGATTAAAAGAAAGTATAGAAATAGCAAAACAATTAGAAAAAGAGTTAAAAAATAGTGAATTGTCTTTTGAAATAGATAGGTATTATAATCAAATATTTAATAAATGTTTAGAATTTTTACAATCTAGTTACGGTAGCGAACTTCCTGAAGGTATGGAAAAAATAGGAATATATGAAGTTATTCCTATATTTAAAAAATCAGATTTTATTAAAAATTCAAAAACTAATATAGAGTATCAATTAAAAAATATTGGTTGCGGTTCTTATGCGAAAGTATTTAAATATTATGATGAATTTTATCAATGTGATTTTGCTTTAAAAAGATTAAATGAAAATGCAAACACTAAAGAAATTGAAAGATTTTTAAAAGAATTTGAAACAATGAAAAATATAAATAATCCTTATATTTTAAAAGTATATTCTTTAAATAAAAATAGAAATGAATATATTATGGAATATGCTGATTTTACTTTAGAAAAATATATAAATCAAAATAATTCCAAACTTTTGATTGATGAAAAAATTAGTTTAGGTTGTCAAATAATTAGAGGTATTGAAATTTTATGGAATAAAAAAATATTACATAGAGATATAAGCTTTAAAAATATTTTATTAAAGATATACGATGATATTTATCCTGTAGTAAAAATTTCAGATTTTGGGCTTATAAAAGAGATTGATAGTCAATTAACAAGTGAAAATACAGAAGTAAAAGGAAGTTTAAATGAAATTTCTAGATTACAAAAAAAGGGTTTTAAAAACTATGATACAAGTGATGAAATTTATGCTTTAAGTAGAGTTTTGTATTTTGTAGCCACTGGAAAAACAAATATGGAAAAAGCTACATGCAACTTTTTACAAAAAGCAACTGATGAAAATATAGAGAATAGATATAAAAATTTAAATGATTTAAGAAAAGATTTTGTTTCTTTTTTAAAAAACCGCACGTAA
- a CDS encoding type IIG restriction enzyme/methyltransferase, whose amino-acid sequence MHFTLLNEKDFFNPYYRKKQITQNEFDAFSKALTQYLERLESSQSENEDYLVANALSPFLTMLNFKTHIKTKQQGKSEIDLAIAKDKLSKDLEVLIEAKKPNSKEFITHTKPNSKALHEAILYYFRNREHSFSLKFIIITDFYKFYIFKASEFVELFYKNTSFKKLFEEFQSPNSLFKGNTDEFYKEASKLIENSKESLKGFFIDLAFLKDKQKSNFKNLASIFKTFHKDFLLNEFSPNDANSLNNAFYKELLYILGLSESKQLSKFIITQSEQSKQAQGTLYHLIASKLPKHDFEEVLKFIILWLNRILFLKLIESNLVRFNDDKTLKFLNYEKIPNFTTLSHLFFDILAKEKHTRAQSKFSYLPYLNSSLFEKQAIEKTTLEIATLENDALLEYHPHTQLKDDKGKSKKGKVGLLEYLFEFLDSFDFGADEQSEELIKQKELINSSVLGNVFEKLNGYKEGSFYTPSFITSYMCKASIEKVVLDKFNHTFKLNATKLSELRTQLRQEKIPQEQKLALLNSIRICDPAVGSGHFLVSVLNAMLMVHYELGLFEEDFYLSVQNDEILVQNHKGQFLEYKRPDFDKDKTHLCQKELFERKKDIIENNLFGVDINPNSCEITKLRLWIELLKHSFYESFDDANYHDLKTLPNIDINIKCGNSLISYFEIHKSLSHYPNIKERMDKYKRIVKDYKEGFYTDKTLIAKEIKNLKESFKNFCLKDKFAKEIKQLTNGANEYSKKYGDFLAQDEKDENFRVFFSKNMFEFDFDESAAKKEFKKLKKLYESIFDLESANPFEWRFEFSEVLDEGGSFQGFDLIIGNPPYIRQEDIKELKPNLAKNYKVYKGTSDIYTYFYELGFNVLKQNGVLSFITSNKYTRAGYGEALREFLLKNTTLLEYIDLNGIKVFDSATVDTSILSFEKAKTKDSSFKYLAPNTELLKENDFNIESILNFNKIAQNSLSKESFTFNDESTNALKAKIEKHGTPLKDWHGLNIYRGILTGLNEAFIITTEKRDEILAKCKDEAEKERTAKLIRKMLRGRDIKRYSYEWAGLWVINTHNGYKSKSGEKVEAINIDEYPSLKQHLKPYYKTLEKRTDKGKTPYNLRNCAYLEEFEKEKIGWQRVTQEPSFILENECVLLDSMAFMVGNSKNELKYLLGFLNSSLIFYYFKNIGHLYSDKGFLLSNQYVEKFPIPKINSKNEKLANELISLVDEILNLKEQDKKADTKTQEDKINSIVYKLYNLNEEEIKIIEGNK is encoded by the coding sequence ATGCACTTTACTTTGCTAAATGAAAAAGATTTTTTCAACCCTTACTACCGCAAAAAGCAAATCACACAAAATGAATTTGACGCTTTTAGCAAGGCTTTAACGCAGTATCTAGAAAGGCTTGAAAGCTCACAAAGTGAAAACGAAGACTATCTTGTGGCTAACGCACTTAGTCCATTTTTAACCATGCTAAATTTCAAAACCCACATCAAAACCAAACAACAAGGCAAAAGCGAGATTGATTTAGCCATCGCTAAAGATAAGCTTAGCAAAGACCTAGAAGTTCTCATCGAAGCTAAAAAGCCCAACTCAAAAGAATTCATCACCCACACAAAGCCAAATTCCAAAGCCTTGCATGAGGCTATTTTGTATTATTTTAGAAATAGAGAGCATAGCTTTAGTTTGAAATTTATCATCATCACAGACTTTTATAAATTCTACATTTTCAAAGCTAGTGAGTTTGTAGAACTTTTTTATAAAAACACAAGCTTTAAAAAGCTTTTTGAAGAATTTCAAAGCCCAAATTCACTTTTTAAAGGCAACACCGATGAATTTTACAAAGAAGCAAGCAAACTCATAGAAAATTCTAAAGAAAGCTTAAAAGGCTTTTTCATCGATTTAGCCTTTTTAAAAGACAAGCAAAAGTCAAATTTCAAAAACCTAGCAAGCATTTTTAAAACCTTCCACAAAGACTTTTTGCTAAATGAATTTAGCCCAAATGACGCAAACTCACTAAACAACGCATTCTATAAAGAGCTTTTATACATCCTAGGCTTAAGCGAGAGCAAACAGCTTTCTAAATTTATCATCACACAAAGTGAGCAAAGCAAACAAGCCCAAGGCACGCTTTATCATCTCATAGCGAGCAAACTCCCAAAGCATGACTTTGAAGAGGTGCTAAAATTCATCATACTTTGGCTAAATCGCATTTTATTTTTAAAGCTTATTGAGTCAAATTTGGTTAGATTCAACGATGATAAAACCCTTAAATTTCTAAACTATGAAAAAATTCCAAATTTTACTACCCTTTCACACCTTTTCTTTGATATCTTAGCTAAAGAAAAGCACACAAGAGCGCAGAGTAAATTTAGCTATTTGCCTTATTTAAATTCATCGCTTTTTGAAAAACAAGCCATCGAAAAAACCACACTAGAAATTGCTACTTTGGAAAATGACGCTTTGCTAGAGTACCACCCACATACGCAGTTAAAAGATGACAAAGGCAAAAGCAAAAAAGGCAAAGTAGGTTTGCTAGAGTATTTGTTTGAGTTTTTAGACAGCTTTGACTTTGGAGCAGATGAGCAAAGTGAAGAACTCATCAAGCAAAAAGAACTCATCAACTCAAGCGTTTTAGGAAATGTCTTTGAAAAGCTAAATGGCTACAAAGAAGGCAGTTTTTACACCCCAAGCTTTATCACTTCATATATGTGTAAAGCAAGCATAGAAAAAGTCGTGCTTGATAAGTTTAACCATACTTTTAAGCTAAATGCCACCAAGCTAAGCGAGCTAAGAACCCAGCTACGCCAAGAAAAAATCCCTCAAGAACAAAAACTAGCCTTGCTAAATTCCATACGCATTTGCGATCCTGCGGTGGGAAGTGGGCATTTTTTAGTTTCAGTTTTAAATGCCATGCTTATGGTGCATTATGAGCTTGGTTTGTTTGAAGAGGACTTTTACCTAAGCGTGCAAAATGATGAAATTTTAGTGCAAAATCACAAAGGCCAGTTTTTAGAGTATAAACGCCCTGATTTTGACAAAGACAAAACCCACCTTTGTCAAAAAGAACTTTTTGAGCGTAAAAAAGACATCATAGAAAACAATCTTTTTGGAGTAGATATCAACCCAAACTCATGTGAGATCACTAAACTAAGGCTTTGGATAGAGCTTTTAAAACACAGCTTTTATGAAAGCTTTGATGATGCAAACTATCATGATCTTAAAACCCTACCAAACATCGACATCAATATAAAATGCGGGAATTCTCTTATAAGTTATTTTGAAATTCACAAAAGCCTTTCTCACTACCCCAATATCAAAGAACGCATGGATAAATACAAACGCATAGTCAAAGACTACAAAGAAGGCTTTTACACCGATAAAACTCTCATAGCAAAAGAGATCAAAAATCTCAAAGAATCTTTTAAAAATTTCTGTTTAAAAGACAAATTTGCCAAAGAGATCAAGCAACTTACCAACGGCGCTAATGAATACTCTAAAAAATACGGCGATTTTTTAGCACAAGATGAAAAAGATGAGAATTTTAGAGTATTTTTCTCTAAAAATATGTTTGAATTTGACTTTGATGAAAGTGCTGCTAAGAAAGAATTTAAAAAGCTTAAAAAGCTTTATGAGAGTATATTTGACTTAGAAAGTGCAAATCCTTTTGAATGGCGTTTTGAATTTAGTGAAGTGCTTGATGAGGGCGGGAGTTTTCAAGGGTTTGATCTCATCATCGGCAATCCACCTTACATCAGACAAGAAGACATCAAAGAACTAAAGCCAAATTTAGCCAAAAACTATAAAGTATATAAAGGTACAAGCGACATTTATACTTACTTTTATGAGCTTGGGTTTAATGTGCTAAAGCAAAATGGTGTTTTGTCTTTCATCACTTCAAACAAATACACAAGAGCAGGTTATGGAGAAGCTTTAAGAGAGTTTTTACTCAAAAATACCACACTTTTAGAATACATCGATCTAAATGGTATAAAAGTCTTTGATAGTGCTACGGTAGATACTTCCATACTAAGCTTTGAAAAAGCAAAAACTAAAGATAGTAGCTTCAAATACCTAGCCCCAAACACCGAGCTTTTAAAAGAAAACGACTTTAATATAGAAAGCATTTTAAATTTTAACAAAATCGCACAAAACTCTTTAAGCAAAGAAAGCTTTACTTTTAACGATGAAAGCACAAACGCACTAAAAGCAAAGATAGAAAAGCACGGCACTCCGCTTAAGGACTGGCATGGGCTTAATATATATCGTGGAATTTTAACAGGGCTTAATGAAGCCTTTATTATCACTACTGAAAAAAGAGATGAAATTCTAGCTAAATGCAAAGATGAAGCCGAAAAAGAACGCACCGCCAAACTCATACGCAAAATGCTACGCGGTAGAGATATAAAAAGATATAGTTATGAGTGGGCAGGGCTTTGGGTGATTAACACTCACAATGGCTATAAAAGCAAAAGCGGAGAAAAGGTAGAAGCGATAAACATAGATGAATACCCTAGCTTAAAACAGCATTTAAAGCCGTATTATAAAACTTTAGAAAAAAGAACTGACAAAGGAAAAACACCTTATAACCTTAGAAATTGTGCTTATTTAGAGGAATTTGAAAAAGAAAAGATAGGCTGGCAAAGAGTAACCCAAGAACCGAGTTTTATTTTAGAAAACGAATGTGTTTTATTGGATTCTATGGCTTTTATGGTAGGAAATTCTAAAAATGAACTTAAATATCTTTTGGGATTTTTAAATTCTAGTTTGATATTTTATTATTTTAAAAATATCGGGCATTTATATTCAGATAAAGGTTTTTTATTATCAAATCAATATGTAGAAAAATTTCCTATACCAAAAATAAATTCTAAAAATGAAAAACTAGCAAACGAGCTTATAAGCTTAGTCGATGAGATTTTAAATTTAAAAGAACAAGACAAAAAAGCAGACACCAAAACCCAAGAAGATAAAATAAACTCTATTGTTTATAAACTTTACAACCTAAACGAAGAAGAAATAAAAATCATTGAAGGAAATAAGTGA